A genomic stretch from Candidatus Nitrotoga arctica includes:
- a CDS encoding YebC/PmpR family DNA-binding transcriptional regulator, whose translation MAGHSKWANIQHRKGRQDERRGKVFTRLIKEITVAARLGDSDPASNPRLRLAMEKAYDQNMPKDNVERAIKRGSGELDGVDYIELRYEGYGINGAAVMVNCMTDNKTRTVADVRHAFTKYGGNLGTDGSVSFLFKHCGQMIFAPGTDENALMEVVLDAGAEDVVSNNDGSIEVITAPNDFIEVKQRLEATGFRPEMAEIIMKPIAEVLFTGDDAVRMQKLLDALENLDDVQEVYTTAVIAE comes from the coding sequence ATGGCGGGTCATAGTAAATGGGCAAATATTCAACACCGCAAAGGTCGTCAGGATGAAAGGCGTGGCAAGGTTTTTACACGCCTGATCAAGGAAATCACCGTGGCGGCCAGGTTGGGCGACAGCGATCCGGCCAGTAATCCGCGCCTGCGATTGGCGATGGAAAAAGCCTATGACCAGAACATGCCGAAAGATAATGTGGAGCGCGCCATTAAACGCGGCAGCGGTGAACTGGACGGTGTGGATTATATTGAGCTTCGCTACGAAGGGTACGGCATCAATGGCGCAGCGGTGATGGTCAATTGCATGACCGACAATAAGACACGCACCGTGGCCGATGTACGCCATGCTTTCACAAAGTACGGCGGCAATCTCGGCACAGATGGTTCTGTGTCATTTCTATTTAAACATTGCGGGCAGATGATTTTTGCACCTGGCACCGATGAGAACGCCCTAATGGAAGTAGTGCTGGACGCAGGAGCAGAGGACGTAGTGAGCAACAATGACGGTAGTATCGAAGTTATCACCGCACCCAATGATTTTATCGAGGTTAAGCAGCGCTTGGAAGCCACTGGATTTAGGCCGGAAATGGCGGAAATAATTATGAAGCCTATTGCCGAAGTCCTATTTACGGGTGACGATGCAGTGCGCATGCAAAAGCTATTGGATGCGCTGGAAAATCTTGATGATGTACAAGAAGTTTACACAACGGCCGTGATTGCGGAATGA
- the ruvC gene encoding crossover junction endodeoxyribonuclease RuvC, with the protein MTHSSPARILGIDPGLRITGFGVLDKVGQKLIYVASGFIKTPVGELPERLKVILNSLREVIEMHQPQLVAVEKVFVNVNPQSTLLLGQARGAAICAAVLANLPVAEYTALQVKQAVVGNGHAKKEQVQDMVQRLLELSGSPSPDAADALACAICHAHAGMGMGQLATKGLRMRNGRLS; encoded by the coding sequence ATGACTCACTCTTCTCCTGCACGCATTTTAGGTATCGATCCCGGCCTGCGGATCACCGGGTTTGGCGTACTGGACAAAGTGGGGCAAAAACTCATTTATGTCGCCAGCGGTTTTATTAAAACGCCGGTAGGCGAGTTGCCTGAGCGTCTTAAAGTCATTCTCAATTCATTGCGTGAAGTGATTGAAATGCATCAGCCGCAGCTGGTGGCGGTAGAAAAAGTATTCGTTAACGTCAATCCGCAATCCACCCTGCTGCTGGGGCAGGCGCGCGGTGCGGCGATTTGCGCGGCGGTGCTGGCGAACCTGCCGGTTGCGGAATACACTGCGTTGCAAGTGAAGCAGGCGGTGGTAGGTAATGGCCATGCCAAAAAGGAGCAGGTGCAAGATATGGTACAGCGACTGTTGGAATTATCAGGCTCGCCCAGCCCGGATGCGGCGGATGCGCTGGCGTGTGCAATTTGTCATGCACATGCTGGTATGGGAATGGGCCAGCTGGCGACCAAGGGCTTGCGCATGCGCAATGGCAGATTAAGTTAA
- the ruvA gene encoding Holliday junction branch migration protein RuvA — protein sequence MIGRLTGNLLEKNPPQILLDVQGVGYEVNVPMSTFYNLPVLHERVVLYTQLIVREDAHLLYGFASEDERAAFRHLLKISGVGPKLALSVLSGLSLNDLAIAVTSKEVGLLTRIPGVGKKTAERLLLELQDKFIVSMSDGTSGVVTPHGNDITNALLALGYSGKEADWAAKQLPADANVSDGIRQALKLLSKA from the coding sequence ATGATTGGGCGTTTGACAGGTAACTTGTTGGAAAAAAACCCACCGCAAATTTTGTTGGATGTTCAAGGCGTGGGATATGAGGTGAATGTGCCGATGAGCACCTTCTATAACCTGCCTGTACTGCATGAACGTGTGGTGTTATATACCCAACTTATCGTTCGGGAGGATGCACACCTGCTCTATGGCTTTGCTTCTGAGGACGAGCGCGCGGCGTTTCGTCACTTGTTGAAAATTAGTGGCGTGGGGCCAAAGTTAGCGCTGTCGGTGCTGTCTGGTTTGAGCTTGAACGATCTTGCCATTGCCGTGACAAGTAAGGAGGTAGGGCTATTGACCAGAATTCCAGGAGTGGGCAAAAAGACCGCCGAGCGGCTGTTGCTGGAACTGCAAGATAAGTTCATCGTGTCCATGTCGGACGGCACAAGCGGTGTTGTGACGCCACATGGTAACGATATCACCAACGCGCTGTTGGCGTTAGGCTACAGCGGGAAGGAAGCGGATTGGGCAGCCAAACAATTACCCGCCGATGCAAATGTATCGGACGGCATCCGCCAAGCACTTAAGCTATTATCCAAAGCATGA
- the ruvB gene encoding Holliday junction branch migration DNA helicase RuvB: protein MIQNDNLTAADRIISPAPVSLQEEMQERALRPKHLDEYIGQEKIRGQLEIFIEAARKRKEPLDHVLLFGPPGLGKTTLAHIIAREMGVNMRHTSGPVLERAGDLAALLTNLEPNDVLFIDEIHRLSPVVEEILYPALEDYQIDIMIGEGPAARSVKLDLPPFTLVGATTRAGMLTNPLRDRFGIVARLEFYTTSELQRIVTRSSGLLELPISPDGALEIAKRSRGTPRIANRLLRRVRDFAEVRAQGEATRNVADAALTMLDVDMQGLDMMDRKLLLTVIEKFTGGPVGVDNLAAAIGEERDTIEDVLEPYLIQQGYLQRTSRGRVATANAYKHFGLVQPRNANSKDLWEDSN from the coding sequence ATGATCCAAAACGATAACCTGACTGCAGCCGATCGCATTATTTCTCCCGCTCCCGTCTCTTTGCAGGAGGAAATGCAGGAGCGTGCATTGCGCCCCAAACATCTGGACGAATATATTGGCCAGGAAAAAATACGCGGACAGTTGGAAATTTTCATTGAGGCGGCTCGCAAACGTAAGGAGCCACTTGACCATGTCCTACTGTTCGGCCCACCAGGACTGGGCAAGACGACTTTGGCGCATATCATCGCACGCGAGATGGGTGTCAACATGCGCCATACTTCCGGGCCAGTTTTGGAACGTGCCGGCGACCTCGCTGCCCTGTTAACCAATCTCGAGCCGAACGATGTGCTGTTTATCGATGAAATCCATCGTCTGTCGCCGGTGGTGGAAGAAATCCTGTATCCCGCGCTGGAGGATTATCAGATCGATATCATGATCGGCGAAGGCCCCGCGGCACGCTCAGTGAAACTGGATTTGCCACCGTTCACTCTGGTTGGAGCAACTACTCGCGCCGGTATGTTGACCAACCCCCTGCGCGACCGTTTTGGTATCGTAGCGCGTCTAGAGTTTTACACCACCAGTGAATTGCAGCGCATCGTGACGCGCTCTTCCGGTTTACTGGAATTGCCGATCTCGCCCGATGGGGCTCTGGAAATTGCAAAGCGTTCACGTGGTACGCCACGTATTGCAAATCGTTTGCTACGCCGCGTGCGCGATTTTGCCGAAGTAAGGGCACAAGGCGAAGCTACGCGCAACGTGGCAGATGCTGCGCTTACCATGCTCGACGTGGATATGCAGGGATTGGACATGATGGATAGAAAACTATTGTTGACCGTGATCGAAAAGTTTACCGGTGGCCCAGTGGGCGTAGACAATCTTGCCGCTGCCATCGGCGAGGAGCGCGATACCATTGAAGACGTACTGGAACCTTATTTGATTCAACAGGGCTACTTGCAACGCACATCACGCGGAAGGGTGGCGACCGCTAATGCCTACAAACATTTTGGACTAGTGCAGCCACGTAATGCTAACAGCAAAGATTTATGGGAGGATAGCAATTAG